The stretch of DNA ATTAATCATATAAATCATAGTTCAGACAATTTCGCTCCGTCAGTTGTAACAACTGACGGGACATTTTAATTCATCCGATGACTCCCACTTGTCCCACAGCTTTAATAAATACAATTAATCTGAATATTCCAAGTCACCGGATGAATAAAAGAATTTAAGAGCTTCTTATTCATCATAATCACCAAAATCATGCAAATCATAGTTCAGACAATTCGTCATTACATTTTTATATTGGAAATGAATGAAAGCATCTATTCTTACAATCGGAACTGAGATTTGCATTGGTCAAATTGTCAACTCAAACGCTGCCACTATCGGAGCGAAATTAACACAATTAGGAATTTCGGTAATTGCCAATTCATCCATCCCTGATCATTTGTCGCAAATTGTATCGGAAATCCGCAGATTGAGCGATAGTAGCGATTTGCTGATTATTACCGGTGGATTGGGACCAACTCAAGATGACATTACCAAAACTGCTCTCTGCCAATTTTTTGAATGTGAAATGATTTTTGATGATTCCGTTTACCAAACTATTGATTATCTTTTCAAAAGCAAGGGTAGGGAAGTCACCGAGAGAAATCGTGCCCAAGCATATATTCCGGCTAAAGCTGTTGCTATGACCAATTTAATCGGGACGGCACCGGGTTTGTTATTCGAAAATAAGGGTAAAATGATTGTAGCTTTGCCGGGTGTGCCCTATGAAATGGAGTACATTTACGAAAATTCGCTAAAAGATAAAATCAAAAGCGTGCTCGAACAATCGAATTCGGAAATCGAACTTCACAAAACAATTCGCACTTACGGTATTTTCGAATCTTATCTTGCGGATTTAATCGGCAATTCGGAGGATATTCCGCATTTATCGGGATTTGCGTATTTGCCATCTGCAAATGGTGTCCGATTGAGACTCACTGTGCAGTCTCCCGATTTTGTAACTGCTGAAATAAAAATCAAGGAAGCAATTAAATATCTCGAACTGAGAATTGGCAAGTACATTCAATCATACGACGAGCGCCCGATGATTGAGCATATTTCAAAATTATTGAATATGAGTGGCAAAACTGTGTCGGTTGCCGAATCTTGTACCGCAGGTTTGCTTGGTGGTGAATTGACCAAATTGGCAGGTAGTTCGTCATATTTTCTTGGCGGATTTATGACTTATTCCAACGAAAGCAAGGCTAAATTGTTAGGAATTGATAGTGCTATAATTGATGAACATGGGGCTGTGAGCGAAGAAGTTGCGGAATTAATGGCAAAAAATGTCCGCTCAATTTTCAAATCGGATATTGGAATTTCAATCACAGGCATTGCAGGTCCGGACGGCGGGACTGATTCCAAGCCCGTTGGTACGGTTTGGTTCGGATTAGCCTACGGTGAGCGAGTTTTAGCATTTAAACAAATATTTCCCGGAAATCGTGATGCTATCAGGAATCGGGCAGTTTTTTATGCATTAAATATGTTGAATAATTTACTTTTAGAAAAATGAAAATATTAGCAATAGAATCTTCGTGTGACGAGACTTCGGCATCTATCCTTGACGGGACAAAAGTTTGTACAAATATCATAGCATCGCAGTATTTCCATTCGAAATACGGCGGCGTCATCCCTGAACTCGCTTCACGGGCTCATCTACGCTCAGTAAATGAAATCGTTAATCGCGCCTTCGACGAGTCAGATGTTAAATTGGAAGATATTGATGCAATCGCTGTAACTCGAGAACCGGGCTTGATTGGTTCATTGATTGTGGGCTCAAACTTTGCAAAAGGGCTCGCTTTGCGTCTCGGCAAACCAATTGTCCCAATCAATCATATCGAAGGGCATATTTATTCGGGCTGTTTGCAAGATGAGAGCCTGACTTTTCCCTTTATTTCATTAGTTGTGAGCGGTGGTAATACTTCGATTTTCTTAGTCACTTCGTACATGAATTATGAAATAATCGGCTCTACGAAAGATGATGCGGCAGGGGAGGCTTTCGATAAAATCGCAAAATTAATCGGATTGCCATATCCCGGTGGTCCGCTTATTGACAAATTCGCTAAAGAAGGAAATCCGAGCACCTTCACTTTCCCCAGACCCATGCTACATGATGATAATTTCGATTTCAGTTTTAGCGGGCTGAAAACTTCAGTCAGATATTTTGTGCACAAGCAATTTAGCAATGGCTTGCCGGAAGAAATTAAGGCAGATTTCTGTGCATCTGTACAAGAAGCAATTTGCGATGTATTGACGGTAAAGACTGTAAAAGCTGCTCTGAAGCATAAGGTGAAGAACATTGTGATTGCCGGTGGAGTATCGGCAAATTCGAGATTGCGAGCTCTGATGATTGAAAGAGCAAACAAAAAGGGCATCAACGTTGTTGTGCCCCAAATGAGTTACTGTATGGATAATGCCGCAATGATTGGATTTTTGGCGTACCACAAATTACTCGAATCCGAAGATTCCTTTTACGACTTTACTTACCAAGTCTCGGCTTCGTCTTTAAGAGCAAAATAGCAATTATACCAACGAAAAGCCTATATTATAGTATGTACATTCTTCATGCTGGCAAGTTCTGTTACGCATAGAAAAGGTGCATCTGGCTTGGCTGATTGGCAAATCTACAGCAAATCGGTCATGCAGGAATCCAATTGCTGCTTCGAGTGATATGTAAGTGTCGCGTTTGCAACATCTTGGTCCATCGCTTTCGGCAACCAATTTCAAGCTTTCCGCTACAATTAAATTAGTTATTGACCAAGCATCTTCGTGCTGATTTTCTCTATCCATGAATATGCTCAAAAATACTCCTGTTCCAATTGCAGCGCCGCATGTACCGATGCTGTAATTACAAACATTCGGTGTTTCGGCTTTTGCTCTACGCTCCGCAATTTCGAGTTTTTCGACCAATTCATCACGTTTGCCGGTTTTGTTTGCAATGCAGGTCAATAATACTGCCGGAACAATAAAATGATGCTCAGGACCGTGCATTTTGATAATAGGCGAATCCATTATCATTACAGCCAATTCAATTGGACTATCACCTTTGTAGCTTAAGCATTTTTGCTTTACATGTTCGGTAATTGGAGTTTCAATGCAAGAGTCGCAAATGTAGTGCCCGTTGTCGCAATTGCTTGACGAGGTCTTGGTTTTACCGCAAAAATCGCAATGAAGTTCTTTTGGGGCATCAAGTTTATGTAAATCTTCCCCGCAAATGAAGCAAGTTTTTACCTCGCTCGAGTTGTATAATTCAATCTTAGCCATCATTTTCTCATAACAATATTCAACATTAGTCATTTATGATATGAAATTTTTATGTTCAATCCAATTTGTCACATCATATACCCCTAATATACTGAAAAGCTTGACATTGGTCAAATATTTTTTTTAATATTAGGGGATAAATTCAATTTATTTACTTTTTCATCATTTCTTGAGCACAAATTATCAAGCCTTCTCGATATTTTGTCGGTTGGAAAAATCTATTGTTGAATTTGCTACTGTCAAAATAATAATCAAATTCCTGTTGATACATCATCTCGAGAATTTCCTTAACATCGGATTTGAACAAACCAACCATTTTCAGCATAAACATACTCAAAACATTGTATCGTGGTTCTACGCTAAATGCTTCCGCGGCAAGTTCGATAAATTGCTTTCCGGTTATGGGTTCAGGGTCAGTTGGTAAGTGCCAGATTTGATTATAAGCGTCAATTGTATTGCCGAGCAAAGCAGTCGCTTTGGCTGCATCGGGTGTGAAAGTTGCCGAATGTATTGCTTTGTCGTTTATTATCCAAGACGCTTTCTTTTTATTTTTGAATTTATCGAGTATCAGCATATACGAAGCGGTATTTATTGCTTTTGGACCGTAAAAATCTGCCGAACGAGCTATTTGTGCATCAATTTCGCCACTATCGGCTGCGTTCATCAGTATCTCAGCAATGTATGCTCTGATTTCGCCTTTTTTGCTGCATGGATTGATGGGTGTATCTTCAGTCATAGCTCCATCAACTTTTCCGTACATATAGACATTATCGAAAAAAACGAGCTTGCATTTATTACGAATACAGGCTTCGATTACGTTATTCATTACGAGTTGCCATTGCGTTTGCCAAACACTTGTTTTGTATGGCAATCCTGCTACTAAATAAGCTATCTCCGAGCCCTCAAGCGACTTGTAAACTTGATGTTGGTCTCGTAAGTCTGCCTTGAATAGTTCTTCATCTCCAACGACCTGTTTGGGGTTTCTGCCAACTAAGCGAACTTTATCTGTATATTTTGTCAATTCTATTGCAAGGTCTAAACCAATTGCTCCACCGGCACCTAATATTGTTTGCATTTTATATTCTCCGATTAATAGTTTTAAATTGAATAAATAGGGTGATTACAATTAATAATTCCATCATATTACGTTTTGTATAAAACAAAGTTGCATCATAAAAAAAGGGTCGCAAAATGCAACCCTTGAATTTTTCAAATTTTTAGCTAATCTTCTTAGCGCCAATCAACAAGCATCGAGAACCTCATTGTGTTTGCAAGAGGATGATTTTCTTCGATTGTGTTAATGAAACTGAAATCAAGTTTGAAGATGTCGTATTTTACACCTGCACCAAAATTCCAATACTGACGATTGCCTTGTGCAGCAGGTTCGAGGAAATATCCTAATCTGAACGCCACGACTTTTTGGTACCAATATTCAGCGCCGAAAGCCCATTCTGCACCGGGATTTTCCCAACCTGTAACTAATGATTTCGGAAGTGCATCCGAGCCAAGACTGTCTCTTTTGACTAACATTTTAGCCATGTCGAATGCAAAAACTAATTCGTTGAATTCATCACTATATGCTTTGAATGCAGTTCCAAGACGCAAGGTCGTTGGAATTGGGTCTGATTCCTTGATGTATGTGATTTTTGGACCTACATTTTTCAGGTTCAAACCGAGCGACAATCTGTCTTCGATTCCGAGGAATTCGATATCCTGTGGCTTCCATAAAATACCCAAGTCGAATGATGCACTTGTTCCGGTACCGGCTTCACCACCAGTTTGGACTGAGGTAGGAGTAAGATTTGAATGGATATATCGTAGTTGGAAACCTACGCCTAAATCAGGGGCTACAATTGTACCATACGAAAATCCGAAAGAGAATTCGTTGGAAATGAACTTACCTAATGTAGTACCATCATGGGCAGTACGAGTAAATTCGCCTAAATTCATGAAAATGAAATTAAAGGCAAGCGTTCCGTCAAGACTTTCGAAATACTGACCTATAGTACCATAACTATAAAACAAGTCAGCGTTGAATTGGGGCAACCATGGCGAAAATGCCAAAGCAACCTGTCTAAATGGAATTAGTTCATCGTCGCCAAAATCCGCATCATAATTCTCGAAATAATCTAAGAACCCCAATCCTGCGGGATTCCAATATATGGCATTGATATCATCTGCAATAGCAGTTCCGGTTTCGCCACGACCGCTCGACCGTGCATCGGGCGATATCAAAAGAAAAGGAACAGCAGAGCCGCCAGCTTGTGAGTACAACTCGGTTGGCAGTGTTGTTGACATTACTATAACAGCCATCAAAGCCATTTTGATTGATGATTTCATCAAATTAATCCTCCAAAATCTTTATTCATTATATTTTTTGTTATCATTTCAAATGCTAATTAATTTTTACAACTTTAGTTCTTGCAACTGTTGTGCCACTCTCAGTACTCGGCACTTCAATATGCACAATATATACACCCTGCGAAACAGGATTTCCGAGATTATCTTTTCCATCCCACATAATTTCAGATGTATGATACGTATTGACTGACGTTTTAATGTCTCTTAGTGTAACACCGGTTAAAGAAAATATTTTCAAATTTACTTCAAATGGCGGCGGCATATTGTGATTTAAGACAATTGTTGTTTGCTCGGAAAATGGGTTAGGATAGTTATGCTTGACATTTCCATAAGAACCGTCACCATCAGGCGATATGAAGAAATATGTCTCAGCTATGCTGAAATTATTATACACGTCCCAAGCTCTGACCTTGATAGTATGCTTTCCCGGAGCCAAACCGAACAAGAATGATTCGATTGAGCCACTGCGTGAATCTGTTAGTGATGTTGTAAATTTATCCGTCAAATCAATTGAAGTTGGTGATTCGTCAATCCAAGCTTCTATTTTATGCCCGATGCCAAGTCCGGTTGTATTTATTCCTGATTCGTCAAACAAATCAACAATCAGCTTTGGACTTGATGTCACTACATCACCTTGGATAAATTCTCGCGAATCCATGAACAATTCAATTTTTGGTCCTTCCATATCTTGTATGTTTGTTGGGTCGTACCCATCAATCATTATATTATGGTAGGAACCTTTGGCAAATTCACCATCATCGGAATACGCATATACAAATAAGCGTCCCATGTTGGAACTGAAGCTAATGTCTTTCGGAATGATAAAATCTGCTGTAAATTTTCCGTTTTCAACTTTGTAAGAACTCCGATTCAATGCGGGACCCAACTTGCTGAAATAGAATTGGTCTCGTTTGACACCCAAAAATTCTTCAATAATTTGGTATTCGGCATCACCGTCACGGAGCGTAACTAAAACTGTACCGTTAAAGTTGTCGTCGGCAGTTACTCCGTCAGGCATTGATATGCTTCCTTCAATTGTCATTTTCGATAGTGCCGGAAGTGTTATTGGTTCATCGCCATTTTCACTTAGTACAATCTCATTGATTTTATCAATATTAATTTGATTTTCAGGTATCGATAATTTCATTGTTGGGTCGCCAAGTAGGAAGTATTTTTTGTCATTAACTCCGGTGAAGGTCTGTTTCAATTGCCTTACCACGTCGCCCAATGTGTTATATCTATTTGTATTCGGATTACGCGTGAACAAGAACTCGTAGAATTTATATAAAAGATTGGCATTTAGTTGCGAGTAAACTATACGAGTCGAAGTAAAAACAGCTATTGCAGCACCTTTGCGACTTAAGAACATATCTTCAGCACCGCTTTTAGTTTCAGGATTATCATATCTGCCGAAATCACATGTGGCTGCAGTCAAAAAGAACATTTTGTCTAAATTTGTCATTTGTGGTATAGAAACGTCTCTATCTAATACCTGTTCGTGAGCCCATACTCTTGGATTTCCGTGTCCAATCCAATTCAAGACCAATCCGCCGGTGGTATTAATTTTGGTTAACATATCTTGGTTAACTTTTGGCTTCAATCTACCATTAGGGATATTTTCGGTGGGATATTCTACCAAATAAATTTTGTCATATTGCAAATCCTTACCGTATTGATTAATCACGTCTCTCGTCAAAGTTTCAGATTGGTCATTATGCAATGTACCTTCGTATTTCTTTCCCTGTGTCGGTCCATCATCTGCCATTAGAATTAAGTTACATCGCCATTGGTCTAATGATGAGTTGTTTTCGTAATGCTTCAATTTTTCGATAAAAGCCAATCCATCTTCATTGTTTTCGACTGTAATTCTTCCAATACTTATATCTAATATTTCATCGTTGCCGACAATCAAACCGTAAAAATCATCAGATGACCATGCACTATGAATTTCGTCTAAATTTTTCAAATAGTAATCAAATGATTGATGAGCCGGAACATGATTGATTTTTGATGAAGATATGTTTTTCATGTCATAATGACCATCACCCCACAGAACAAGATATTGTGGTTTGATGTCCCAATTGTGCCAAGCATATGCAACGTAATCTCTCAATGCGGTTACATCCGGCATTCCGCATGAAAATTCATTATAAATATGGTCTGTGCGAACAATATGGATTTTCAAATCTGAAACACTTTCACGATATGCTTTATATTCATTTGCCGAAATCATCAAATCGGGGTGAGTCAAAACAATCACATCCGCATTTACTTTGTCGGCTCGTAAATTGATAAGTTCAGCAGGAGAAATTTTTGGTGATTTTACTTTTGAGGAGATATAATATTTGCGATAATTATTTTCAGGTAATTCGCTAACAAATTTGAATATACCACCCGTTACGGCAGTATTACGAAGTAACTGTGGATTGGACGGTGTCGTTACATCAAAACCATGAATAGTTTGACCTGAAAAGCCGTTTATCGTAAATTCGCTTATGCCTTTTAAACTTGTGTCTGCTATAAATGACAATTCATTGTCAATCGCATAAAAACTGCGAGGATAATGAATCTCAAAATAATCAAAATAGGCAATCGAGCCTGTCAAATTCGTATTAGTATATTGTAAATTGATAATGCTGCGATTGTCATTGCCGATTTTTGATGCACTCATCGTGAGTTCTGCAAAATCACGTATTGCCATTGTGTATGTTGGAAGTGAACGAAGATTTATTATGCCTAACTTCTCGTTATTGTCGAAAATATTGAACACACCCGGCGAATCGGATTTATGTGCTAACGCAAATCTGTAAAAAATATCGCCGCTTTTATCTAAATTATGTAGTAATACCGGATTGAATGGATTCGAAAAATATGTTCTGCCAAACCAAACTCTACCGGCTCCCGGGCTATACGGATTTGTTAATTCTTCATCTACAAAGACTCTATGAACATATGTTGTTGGGCGATTAACAATCTCACCGCTGACATCAGTCGGGAACTGGGCTCTTTTGCCGGTTCTTCCGCCCCAAGTCAACAAATAATAACTTTCCTTAGAATAATGATTCTTATAATGTTGAATGTCACGTCCCACTTTTTCAAATGAAACTGTTGGAGCACCATAAAAGATTATATAATCCAACTTCCCGTCGGATTTGCTGACGACTTGTATTGATTGTTCGTCCAAGTCATTTATCAGTGCATCGCTTACAAGCTCGGATAACTCTTTGCCGCCTTTGCTGAACATTTTCAGCGTACTGACATCAATGCTTGCAACGTTCGCACCTGATGAAGAGAGTTGGTTAGCGTCTATTCTATAAATCCCTTCTTCGGACACTGAAACTTTGAGCCATGTTCCACTTGATATTAAGTTCAAATCTTTGATAATTTCATCATTCTGCAATCTTGGTTCATCTTTAAAAGCACTTTCTTGGTTGATGCCCCAGTTCTTAGCTTGAGCAAAGTTAACTGCACTTACGAAATTTGAACTAATCAATGAGTTACCAGATTTTGTTTCATCAAAATCAATTTTAACTGTAATGGAATCAAGCATGAACAAAATTCCATCTTCATATTTATATGGGTGAATTTGTAATTGAGCCAAGTGATGGTCTGATGAAATCCCCAAATATTCTAACTTGTAAAATTTTTCGGGAAATTTATAATTCGAATAAACAGCAGCTTCGATAGTCAATTCCGAGAAATCTTCGAATTTGTCAAAATTCATGTCAAATGGAATGATGTCGTATCCGCGAATAGGGCTGTAGTGCAAATCAAGTAATTCTGAACTGAATCCGTCCGGTGACGGTACAATGAATTTCACGGGTAAATATTGGTCAAGAGGTTGACCAAATTGATTTTCTTTCAAAATTGTAGATTCAAATTCAGGGTACAAGTAAACATCGCCCGAATTGCTCGTTACGAATTTGGAATTTGCAATAACAGGGATATACTTGACGACAACTGAATTGTTGTGATAGGAGACTTCTTGAGCATAGGACGTCATTGTGACATGAAGCAATATGATTACGAAGACGCAGTAGAGAAACTTATTTACTACCATGATTATACCCTAAGTTAGTTTGCACAACATTGCATTAACAACTGCAACACATTTTTGTTACAATTCAGGAAATTTTTTCCAAACTAAAGCAGTAAATATAATCTATAGTATCCTTCGTTTTTTTGTAATAGACGAAACTAATAAAAAATCATGTAAATAAAAATTTTTTTTCAAAGTTTTCGTAAAAATTTTCAAAATATTTTAATGTTGACGTTTCAATCAATAGTTGAGTTTTATCTGAGTTTCCTTCTAATCTACCCCACAGTTTCCCGTAGGATAGATTGCCGGGATTTTAATCTTATACTACTACTTTACTATTTTTTAACAAATGCTTTTGTTACTATTACATCATTTTTCATTCTTAAAACTATGTAATACATGCCCGTAGTCATAGATGATACATTGATTTCAAGCCGATTTGATTGCAATCCGGTTATGTTGCTTATCATTACTTTTCCGCTAATGTCAACGATTTGCACTTCTGCCAAATTTGCTAAATTGTGAGTCAGAGTTAATTGCTCGTCAGTTGGGTTTGGCGTAATGCTTAGTTCGTAATTTGCATAATCTTCTACCGAAGATGTGGTCGAACCAAGCCCGACAAGCGGAACGTCAAGAGTTGCGGGGTCAGAATCGGAAATAATTCGCAATGTAGCTGTTCTCGTTTGGTAAACTTTAGGTTGGAATCTTACTGCTATACCAACTGTTTCACCGGGCGAAAGTTCTTCCGGTCTATTAAATACAAGACGGAACTCGCCGGGGTCCACACCTTCATCGGGAATAATTTCAAAGGAAGTGAAATTCAATCTCACATTGCCCTCATTTCGCAAATCAACACGTTTAATAACATTTGCCGATGTATCCACTGAACCGAAATTTACGGGTGATTCATTCAAAACAGCGATATTCTTTTCAATATTTGTCGGAGTTACTTCAAAGTCAAGGAATCCGATAGAAATCCTTCCGGCACTCCAAAGTCTAACAGATGCACCTTCGCCAAAACCGGTCCCGACTTGCAAATTTGTTGATTGTTTTGTAAGCTCGGGTTTAAGTGTCATACCCATATCATCCGAAGTGAAGACCGACCCATTAAAGGATGTTATTGCAAATTTACCTGCATCTCGAATTGCGAAAACTGATATTGGCATGATTGAATTTGAAGTGAAATTCTGCACTCTTTTTGTCCATGTCTTTCCGCCGTCACTTGTTGTAGCGAGAAATTGGTCGCCTGTCTGACCGGAAGCTACTTCCTGATAGACAACAAATCCATTTTTATCATCTAAGAAGTCCATTTTTGAGACTGTACCGCCGACATGCAGTACAGATACATCCCAAGATTGTCCGCGATTTGTTGAGCGAAATACTCTAC from Candidatus Kapaibacterium sp. encodes:
- a CDS encoding competence/damage-inducible protein A is translated as MKASILTIGTEICIGQIVNSNAATIGAKLTQLGISVIANSSIPDHLSQIVSEIRRLSDSSDLLIITGGLGPTQDDITKTALCQFFECEMIFDDSVYQTIDYLFKSKGREVTERNRAQAYIPAKAVAMTNLIGTAPGLLFENKGKMIVALPGVPYEMEYIYENSLKDKIKSVLEQSNSEIELHKTIRTYGIFESYLADLIGNSEDIPHLSGFAYLPSANGVRLRLTVQSPDFVTAEIKIKEAIKYLELRIGKYIQSYDERPMIEHISKLLNMSGKTVSVAESCTAGLLGGELTKLAGSSSYFLGGFMTYSNESKAKLLGIDSAIIDEHGAVSEEVAELMAKNVRSIFKSDIGISITGIAGPDGGTDSKPVGTVWFGLAYGERVLAFKQIFPGNRDAIRNRAVFYALNMLNNLLLEK
- the tsaD gene encoding tRNA (adenosine(37)-N6)-threonylcarbamoyltransferase complex transferase subunit TsaD; this encodes MKILAIESSCDETSASILDGTKVCTNIIASQYFHSKYGGVIPELASRAHLRSVNEIVNRAFDESDVKLEDIDAIAVTREPGLIGSLIVGSNFAKGLALRLGKPIVPINHIEGHIYSGCLQDESLTFPFISLVVSGGNTSIFLVTSYMNYEIIGSTKDDAAGEAFDKIAKLIGLPYPGGPLIDKFAKEGNPSTFTFPRPMLHDDNFDFSFSGLKTSVRYFVHKQFSNGLPEEIKADFCASVQEAICDVLTVKTVKAALKHKVKNIVIAGGVSANSRLRALMIERANKKGINVVVPQMSYCMDNAAMIGFLAYHKLLESEDSFYDFTYQVSASSLRAK
- a CDS encoding DUF5714 domain-containing protein, translating into MMAKIELYNSSEVKTCFICGEDLHKLDAPKELHCDFCGKTKTSSSNCDNGHYICDSCIETPITEHVKQKCLSYKGDSPIELAVMIMDSPIIKMHGPEHHFIVPAVLLTCIANKTGKRDELVEKLEIAERRAKAETPNVCNYSIGTCGAAIGTGVFLSIFMDRENQHEDAWSITNLIVAESLKLVAESDGPRCCKRDTYISLEAAIGFLHDRFAVDLPISQARCTFSMRNRTCQHEECTYYNIGFSLV
- a CDS encoding NAD-dependent epimerase/dehydratase family protein translates to MQTILGAGGAIGLDLAIELTKYTDKVRLVGRNPKQVVGDEELFKADLRDQHQVYKSLEGSEIAYLVAGLPYKTSVWQTQWQLVMNNVIEACIRNKCKLVFFDNVYMYGKVDGAMTEDTPINPCSKKGEIRAYIAEILMNAADSGEIDAQIARSADFYGPKAINTASYMLILDKFKNKKKASWIINDKAIHSATFTPDAAKATALLGNTIDAYNQIWHLPTDPEPITGKQFIELAAEAFSVEPRYNVLSMFMLKMVGLFKSDVKEILEMMYQQEFDYYFDSSKFNNRFFQPTKYREGLIICAQEMMKK
- a CDS encoding PorV/PorQ family protein — translated: MKSSIKMALMAVIVMSTTLPTELYSQAGGSAVPFLLISPDARSSGRGETGTAIADDINAIYWNPAGLGFLDYFENYDADFGDDELIPFRQVALAFSPWLPQFNADLFYSYGTIGQYFESLDGTLAFNFIFMNLGEFTRTAHDGTTLGKFISNEFSFGFSYGTIVAPDLGVGFQLRYIHSNLTPTSVQTGGEAGTGTSASFDLGILWKPQDIEFLGIEDRLSLGLNLKNVGPKITYIKESDPIPTTLRLGTAFKAYSDEFNELVFAFDMAKMLVKRDSLGSDALPKSLVTGWENPGAEWAFGAEYWYQKVVAFRLGYFLEPAAQGNRQYWNFGAGVKYDIFKLDFSFINTIEENHPLANTMRFSMLVDWR
- the porU gene encoding type IX secretion system sortase PorU yields the protein MVVNKFLYCVFVIILLHVTMTSYAQEVSYHNNSVVVKYIPVIANSKFVTSNSGDVYLYPEFESTILKENQFGQPLDQYLPVKFIVPSPDGFSSELLDLHYSPIRGYDIIPFDMNFDKFEDFSELTIEAAVYSNYKFPEKFYKLEYLGISSDHHLAQLQIHPYKYEDGILFMLDSITVKIDFDETKSGNSLISSNFVSAVNFAQAKNWGINQESAFKDEPRLQNDEIIKDLNLISSGTWLKVSVSEEGIYRIDANQLSSSGANVASIDVSTLKMFSKGGKELSELVSDALINDLDEQSIQVVSKSDGKLDYIIFYGAPTVSFEKVGRDIQHYKNHYSKESYYLLTWGGRTGKRAQFPTDVSGEIVNRPTTYVHRVFVDEELTNPYSPGAGRVWFGRTYFSNPFNPVLLHNLDKSGDIFYRFALAHKSDSPGVFNIFDNNEKLGIINLRSLPTYTMAIRDFAELTMSASKIGNDNRSIINLQYTNTNLTGSIAYFDYFEIHYPRSFYAIDNELSFIADTSLKGISEFTINGFSGQTIHGFDVTTPSNPQLLRNTAVTGGIFKFVSELPENNYRKYYISSKVKSPKISPAELINLRADKVNADVIVLTHPDLMISANEYKAYRESVSDLKIHIVRTDHIYNEFSCGMPDVTALRDYVAYAWHNWDIKPQYLVLWGDGHYDMKNISSSKINHVPAHQSFDYYLKNLDEIHSAWSSDDFYGLIVGNDEILDISIGRITVENNEDGLAFIEKLKHYENNSSLDQWRCNLILMADDGPTQGKKYEGTLHNDQSETLTRDVINQYGKDLQYDKIYLVEYPTENIPNGRLKPKVNQDMLTKINTTGGLVLNWIGHGNPRVWAHEQVLDRDVSIPQMTNLDKMFFLTAATCDFGRYDNPETKSGAEDMFLSRKGAAIAVFTSTRIVYSQLNANLLYKFYEFLFTRNPNTNRYNTLGDVVRQLKQTFTGVNDKKYFLLGDPTMKLSIPENQINIDKINEIVLSENGDEPITLPALSKMTIEGSISMPDGVTADDNFNGTVLVTLRDGDAEYQIIEEFLGVKRDQFYFSKLGPALNRSSYKVENGKFTADFIIPKDISFSSNMGRLFVYAYSDDGEFAKGSYHNIMIDGYDPTNIQDMEGPKIELFMDSREFIQGDVVTSSPKLIVDLFDESGINTTGLGIGHKIEAWIDESPTSIDLTDKFTTSLTDSRSGSIESFLFGLAPGKHTIKVRAWDVYNNFSIAETYFFISPDGDGSYGNVKHNYPNPFSEQTTIVLNHNMPPPFEVNLKIFSLTGVTLRDIKTSVNTYHTSEIMWDGKDNLGNPVSQGVYIVHIEVPSTESGTTVARTKVVKIN
- a CDS encoding choice-of-anchor D domain-containing protein → MTLKPELTKQSTNLQVGTGFGEGASVRLWSAGRISIGFLDFEVTPTNIEKNIAVLNESPVNFGSVDTSANVIKRVDLRNEGNVRLNFTSFEIIPDEGVDPGEFRLVFNRPEELSPGETVGIAVRFQPKVYQTRTATLRIISDSDPATLDVPLVGLGSTTSSVEDYANYELSITPNPTDEQLTLTHNLANLAEVQIVDISGKVMISNITGLQSNRLEINVSSMTTGMYYIVLRMKNDVIVTKAFVKK